CCTGGCCGTATGGGCTCAGGAGGATGATTGGCTGAGGCGGCGCCGGGGTAGCGGGCGGCACCACAGTCCCACGAGACGGCACCCCGATCGGGCGGAGCGAAGACATGACCGACAACCCGGGGAACCCGGAGAACCGCGAAGAAGCGGAGAGCGGCACCGTCCACCGGGCCGTCGCCACCGCCGAGGGCGGGCACGTGCGCACGGAGGACGGGGCGGTGTCCAGCGCGCTGGGCTCACCGCTGAATCCGTCGCAGGGCGCGCCCACCCCGGAGAACCTGCTGGCCGCAGGATTCGCCGCGTGCCTGCACCACGCCGCGGCCGAGGCCGCCGCGGGCGGCGACGACGAGGGCGACCGGCCGGTGCGGGTGCGGACGACGGTCGGCCTGGACAGGGACGACGACGGCCGCTACGCACTCGACGTCCGGGCCACGGTCTTCGCCGAGGGCATGAGCGAGGACCAGCAGGAGGCG
This sequence is a window from Spinactinospora alkalitolerans. Protein-coding genes within it:
- a CDS encoding OsmC family protein, translating into MTDNPGNPENREEAESGTVHRAVATAEGGHVRTEDGAVSSALGSPLNPSQGAPTPENLLAAGFAACLHHAAAEAAAGGDDEGDRPVRVRTTVGLDRDDDGRYALDVRATVFAEGMSEDQQEAIAREANGIWPFGGEHDPRFTVSVSPGENKPPG